One genomic region from Argentina anserina chromosome 2, drPotAnse1.1, whole genome shotgun sequence encodes:
- the LOC126783660 gene encoding ethylene-responsive transcription factor ERF014, producing the protein MVKTEQRIQLASETPLKPLTPSSKTTSRDKKKKYKGVRMRSWGSWVSEIRAPNQKTRIWLGSYSTAEAAARAYDAALLCLKGSSANLNFPSSASQFVPHENTIMCPKYIQRAAAAAANSFNHDNATIATPLSPPSPPPNDLSSSSSSLVSSPSMSSSSPSINNLVDDDMSSLMGSFGFYIPATYDHNPQADYEAPMCTMEAWNNFDDLFTGALLDPPMNYDFYEESDIRLWSFC; encoded by the coding sequence ATGGTGAAGACAGAGCAGAGGATTCAGCTGGCTTCGGAGACCCCATTGAAACCATTAACGCCTTCTTCCAAGACAACATCGAgggacaagaagaagaagtacaAGGGAGTGAGGATGAGGAGCTGGGGTTCCTGGGTTTCGGAGATTAGAGCCCCAAACCAGAAGACAAGAATATGGCTTGGCTCATACTCAACTGCAGAAGCAGCAGCCAGAGCCTATGATGCTGCTCTCTTGTGCCTCAAAGGCTCCTCAGCCAATCTCAACTTCCCAAGCAGTGCATCCCAGTTTGTTCCTCATGAAAATACCATTATGTGCCCCAAGTACATTCAGAGAGCGGCTGCAGCAGCTGCTAATAGCTTCAACCATGACAATGCCACCATCGCCACACCCTTGTCTCCACCATCACCGCCTCCTAATGAtctctcttcttcatcttcatcactgGTCTCATCCCCATCAATGTCATCATCTTCGCCTTCGATTAATAATCTCGTCGACGATGACATGTCCTCGCTGATGGGCTCATTTGGGTTCTATATTCCTGCTACTTATGATCATAATCCCCAGGCAGACTATGAAGCACCAATGTGCACCATGGAAGCATGGAACAACTTTGATGATTTATTCACTGGTGCCTTGTTGGATCCACCTATGAATTATGACTTTTATGAAGAAAGCGATATTCGCTTGTGGAGCTTCTGCTGA